The genomic window GCTCGTGGGTGCCCGTGCTGCAGGCTGTTTGGGGTGGTGGAGCAGGGCACCTGCCAGAGCTGGGGGCTGAGTGGCTGTGGGGGACCCATGCTCCTCCTGTGACCCGAGGCCCAGGGGTTCCACCtcgtaatttttgtttgtttttaaataaggaaaatgcAAAAAGCGAGGCGACGGCTTAAAAATGGAGAACGACCCCCAGGAGGTGAGTGCCAGGTGCACAGTAGGTAGCAGTGGCTCAGGGCCCTGGGGTACGTGAGCCGGTGCCCAGCGCTTCACACGCCTTTGACCCCAAGCACCCCAGTTATGCTGTGGCCACGGGGGCCGCTGGCCTTCCCAAGTGCTCCGAAAACCCCACACTGCCATGGCTGCATCTGGGGGTGGCCGGCTCACCTGCACTCGACAGACATCACGTTGGACTGACCCGTTTGCGTTTCAGTGACTTGAGAGGTTTTTAAGTGAACTCGCCGAACTTTTATCCCAGTCACGGTGGGTTCGGCCCTTCAAAGCACAGGACACATCTCGCAGCGCCATGGGCGTGAGTTTCGCTCCCCGGAGACACCTGGGGGCAACCCAACCTGAGCCCGACACACCCAGGGCCTCGCACCCTCCGTGCAGTGCTACCCACTCCCTTTAGAGCATGGGGTGGAGTGACTCTCCCCACAGCACTGCAGCTAACCCTGTTTGTGGGCACTGGAACCTTCCGGAATGCACATCTAGCTGAGGGCGGCTGGTAGTCCAGCACCCGCTTCTATTTTCGAGTGGTGGTTTGGTTGTCCGTGAGGCCTGGGGCGGACGCTGCTGTGATTAGTAGGAGGTCCTGGGTAGGGGGCTTGTTCAGGGAGCCGCCAGCGAGGCTGGTGTTGACTGTCAGACCCTTTGGGGCAAACCTATGTTTAGCTATCCCATCTCTTCAGCATATCATTTCCAAATGGAAATGGCTGTTATCTTTTCAGATTAGAAGACTATCCAGCCTTTTCTAAAACTGTGGGCCACATGGGGTGGGGCCCAGCCTGGGCCAGTCTCACACCTGTTCCCTCCCGTCCCCAGGCGGAGTCCGAAATGGCCCTGGATGCTGAGTTCCTGGACGTGTACAAGAACTGCAACGGGGTGGTCATGATGTTCGATATCACCAAGCAGTGGTAAGAGGGAGCTGGCGGGGGCAGCTGCCTGTGACTCTCATTCCCCTAGCCCCTTGGGCGCCCTCTTTGTGCAGCAGATAATGGTTAGAGCGGCATCGTCCTGCAGGGCCAAGGGACTCTTGCTGGGCAGCTGTGGCGGCTCAGCCACGAGGGGCACTGGCCTGGATGTCGGGCTGGGCAACGACTATGCCTGTGCATATGGGGCGGGATGGCGCGGGCCGGCTACAAAAGGCATCTGGGGCAAGGCACGCACCTTCCATAGCCCCACTCTTCTTCCTGAAAAACCATCTGAGACTTGGCAGAAGCAAGTGGCTGCTTGTGTTGGGGGCTCCCCGAGACCTCTGTCTTCCATGACCTAGGAGGACCCACAGCTAAGATTCATTCTAGCAAGAAGATGACGCAGAATCAGCTAAGGGCAGTGGCACACAGAACGATCTCTGGGGGACCAGGCGCAAGCCTCCAGAGGCCACTGTGGAGCCGCATGGGATCCACTCAGCTCCTCAGGAGTGCAGTGTCCCCCAGGACGCACTGGAGCCCCAGCGTGGGGGTGCTGCGGACACACACTTGGCGCGAGGCTCCTAGAAGAACGAGGGCCGCATGAAGACCAGCCTGCTGGTGCGGGGCCCCTCCTACCCGCAGCCATTGCCTACCAGGATCAGCGTGCCCGACACGTCCAGGCATCTGCTATTCCCAGCAGTGGGTCTGGCCTGGGGGCCTAGTCAGCAGCTTTTCTTACTTGGGAAGACCCCCACACCACAGTTAAGCATACCGCCTGTCACAGGGCCGCACGCTCAGCACGCATCAGCAGCCCAGGCCTGAGGGCGGCTTGAAGCACCTGACCAGCCATGCTCTGGGCCTCTGCCAACCTTTGCCAATGCTGGGAACCGTGCCTGCCCTCCCAGCCTTCAGCACCATCGCCAAGGACTGACCACAGGCACCCTCAGGAGAGCCCTCGGTGTGGGTGTGGCACACAGCAGGAGAACCACACACGGGGCTGGCGGCCCCACCCCAGGGCACGAGTTCAGCTCGGGTGCACACACGCTGGCCTCACCTGGGCGAGCAGTGGTGCTCTTCTCCCTCCGGCCTCtcctgtctaggcagcaggccaGCTTGGTGGGTGGGAAGTGGCTTTTCCCAAGCGAAGTTGAGTGTGGACGCAGTGTGGCCTCCACGGCACTCCCACTGCTGCCACAGGAACGGCCTGGAGGGAGCTGCAGCTGCCTGGGCTGCTGTGCGAGGAGTGGACAGGAGGGACAGCGAGACTCGAGCCAGCCTGGGAAGACGCGGCAAAGGCGCTTACCTGTGGGCCCGGAGACCCTGTTGGcagcaccagcctgggcaggcGATGCCTATGGTAGCAGTGCTCTGTCTGGAGCCCCTGGTGCCCAGCAGGAAGGATGGAAAACACTGGCTCAGACAGCAGCTTCAAGCGCCACGCAGGCCCTTGACAGCCATGAGAGGCAGGAGACACCAGAAGGCCACCTGCTTAGGAGGCCAGAGGTGCCCCTGGGCCGGCCTTGGTGAGGGACCAGTTTAAATGACTGCgtgcaaatgaaagaaaatgaagttagAAACAGGATGTTGCATTTTTTACTCACTTGTGTTGGCTTTCAGTCATGGGGAAGTTTTGTCACTTGAAGCGCTGGTTATTTCTTCACGAGCCATTTGGAAAACCATGCAGTTGGGAAACCGGCAGCTCTGCGCCAGGCAGACTCTGGAGACTTGCCGTCCGTGCCAGGAGATATCTGCTTAAGACAAGGCTCTCCAAACACCCCGCTtcaccagcagcagcagaggcACCCCAGGGTGTCCTCGGCTGCCCCGGTGGGCAGGGAGCCTGGATGAGCAGCCACGGGGTTGACGCCAACGGGCAGAGAGGACAGTGCGGGATGAGGGTGGATGCAGGTGAAGCCAGAGGTGGTTTTGTAGGGATGTGGACACGGGGCGCTCTGAGGGAAGGCAGGGACAGGCAGGGGCGTTCTAGTGTGGGGTGCGGTCAAGTACCTGCCGTCAGGGAGAGGGACGGGCGGGGGCTGCAGGCTGAGAGGGGTGCGAAGGCCCTCGAGGCACTTCCCTCTAGCTCTGCATGCACGAGGTGTGCTTCTGGTGGGTCAGATGTTGGAAATGAGAAGCAGCCACCATCCTTGGGCCTGGGCGCACAGCAGCTTCCCAGGGAGGGACAGGGCGTCGCAGGGCTGAAACTAAGCCAGGTCCTCACCTGTTCTCCGAGGACCTTCAATTACATTCTCCGGGAGCTTCCGAAAGTGCCCACCCATGTGCCAGTGTGCGTGCTGGGGAACTACCGGGACATGGGCGAGCACCGAGTCATCCTGCCGGACGACGTGCGTGACTTCATCGACAACCTGGACAGGTGAGTGCAGTGGCCCTGCTCCCAAGGGACCCTGGTGCTCCCGAGGTGCTCCGGTGCGTGGGGGAGGGTGCTGAggcagaggcccagggaggggtTAACGTTAGCACGGGGCCCGGGGGATGTGGGTCGCGCAGCTGCGTGgggctcactgaagcctgggtCTCCCCGATGGCAGTGCCGGGAACTGTGTGCCGGGGACTGTGTGCCGGGGACTGTGTGTCGGGGACTGTGTGCCGGGGAACTGTGTGCCGGGGACTCTGTGCCGGGGACTGTGTGTCGGGGACTGTGTGCCGGGAACTGTGTGCCGGGGACTCTGTGTCGGGGACTGTGTGCCGGGGGACTGTGTGCCGGGGACTCTGTGTCGGGGACTGTGTGCCGGGGGACTGTGTGCCAGGGTGAAGTGCTGGCACTGTGGGGTCACCTGCAGAAGGGCACTCGGCTTAGCTGTTTAGCAGGGCTCAGCAGGGTCCTGTGGCCTCAGGAGCCTACAGGAGGAGGGAGGGCAGTGCAGACCCACAGCCGTGGGCCCAGGGGTGATCCTTGGCACCGGGCAAGGGTCTTTCTCCTgcatctttcttcctttctgaaagCAGACCTCCAGGTTCCTCCTACTTCCGCTACGCGGAGTCTTCCATGAAGAACAGCTTCGGCCTAAAGTACCTTCATAAGTTCTTCAATATCCCATTTTTGCAGCTTCAGGTAAGCACTCACCGTGTGGGATGGAGTGGCTGCTGGTCTCTCACCTCTTTCCAGGCGTCTCCTGTGTAGCGACGGGCCTCCCTCCTAACCCCCGAGAAAGCTGTGGGCCTGCTCGGAGGTTGGCTGCTGGCAAGGGCCCAACGTTCTACTGCGCCTGCCTGCTCTGGGTGGCAGAGGGTACAGGGTCCTGAGGGCTAGACCCAGTCCCAGGAGCCCCTCCACCTCTGCGGGGACCCCTTGCTCAGTTTCCCCCagtgtttttggttgtttttgtttgttgagataAAGTTtggctgtgtggcccaggctggagtgcagtggcgcaatcagggctcactgcagcctcaaactcctgggctcaggcaatcctcccatctgtctcccaaagtgctgggatgccaggcgtgagccaccgaggtACTCGCTGTTCACATCTCACATTTCCCTGGTGCTTGTGTCAAAACCAAGGAACCAACTTTGGTCTATGGACTAAACTCAATTTCCCTTGTGGAAACAAGGGCCAGGCCAGCTGTGGCTGCAAAGTAGCCCAGCAAACAATGAGGCTTGAACCTCCTCGCCCCAGGCTGCCCCACCTGGGCCTGGGGGACCCGAACCTCCTCGCCCTGGGCTGCCCTGACTGGGTCTGGGGGACCTGAACCTCCTCGCCCTGGGCTGCCCCGACTGGGTCTGGGGGACCTGAACCTCCTCACCCTGGGCTGCCCCAGCTGAGTCTGGGGGACCTGAACCTCCTCGCCCTGGGCTGCCCTGCCTGGGTCTGGGAGACCTGAACCTGCTCGCCCTGGGCTGTCCTGCCTGGGTCTGGGGGACCTGAACCTCCTCGCCCTGGGCTGCCCTGACTGGGTCTGGGGGACCTGAACCTCCTCGCGCTGGGCTGCCCCAGCTGGGTCTGGGGGACCTGAACCTCCTCACCCTGGGCTGCCCCGCCTGGGTCTGGGGGACCTGAACCTCCTCTCCCTGGGCTGCCCTGACTGGGTCTGGGGGACCTGGGGCCCAGCCGCAGCTGCAGCAGCCTTGGTCTTTCTCCAGAAGGATGTCAGGCTTGCCCAGGAAAGGGGCTGTGCTGTCCTCCTGGTGTCAGTAGAAGTGAGGATGCCTGCAGGCTGGGACTGCTGCTGGGGACGTTTCGGTTGGAAGGAAGGCGGCAGTCAGACTTGTCCTGTGCCAGCACTGCTGGGGAGGCCCCTCCTTCCTGCAGAGCTGTCCCCTCGTCACTGGGTTGATTACTCCTTAGAGAGCTCCCCACTGCTCAGCTGCTCCATTCCCTGATGGTTTGCCCTCCAAACCCTTCCACAGCCTCCCAGGGAGAGAACGGGACCCTGGACAGTCTTGAGCTGGAAGCGTAGGGCTGAGCTGTGTGTGACTATCATTTTGCTATGGATGTGTTGAAGCAGATCTGATGTCCTCACCTGTGTCAGCAGCGGGACCCCCGTTTCCTCTTTGTCTTGCCCCTGGATTGCCTGGAAGCAAATTTCAGGCCTTCTTTACGTCACCTAAAAATATTCCAAACGCATCTCtaaaaaaatcagttgttttTTTAACCTGACCATAGTACCTAATGTAATACTTCATGTTAAAGTCACAGAAGGTTTTTCTTGGAGAAATAAGCCacaataacaaatttaaaaaataaaattcccaaaGAGTTCTTCCAATCGTCAGATATTTGGTCAGTATTCAGAGTAGGATCCAGAATTCACACATTACATTTGGTTGACAAATCTGTAGCTTTCTCTTTGTaaatcatttttttgttgttatagcCATTTTCGGGGACCTTATTgactttaatatcttttttttttttttggagacggagtctcgctctgtccaggctggagtatggtggtgcgatctcgcctcactgtaacctctgcctcctgggttcaagcaattctcctgcctaagcctcccaagtagctgggattacaggcgcctgccaccatgcccggctaatttttgtatttttagtagagacggggtttcgccatattggccaggatggtctcgatctcttgacctcgtgatctgcccgccttggccccaaaaagtgctgggattacaggtgtgagccacctcgcccagcctcacatttttattttaagaacctctccaggctgggcgcagtggctcacgcctataatcccagctcttagggaggcagaggtgggaggacagctcgagcccaggagttcgagatctgcctgggcaatataatatAGCACGAccctgttctaaaaaaaaaaaatctctgaaaaagctgattaaaaaaaaaaaaggagaggcccagcaggtagctcaggcctgtaatttcAGCCTGATCATTTcatcaggtgggaggatcatttgagcccaggaattcaagaccagtctgggcaacatagcgagaccccatctctattaaaaagagcgagaaggggccgggcgtggtggctcacgcctgtcatcctagcactttggatgctgaggcaggtggatcacctgaggtcaggagtttgtgaggCTCCGGTGTTTGTATTTAATTTGAATCTAAAGTAAGCAGCCACATGGACCTGCAGCTCATCAGACCAGCCTGGGGTTCCAGGCCAGGAGGGCAGCGGTTTGCTCCAGAGCCAGCTGCTTGTGGGTGTGGGACGGTGGCGATGCGTGCACCGGGGCTGTGTCCTGCCGCCAGAGGAGGTGTGCGTGGTGGGGAGCAGAGGGGCTTTGTTTTCCAGGTGAAGGTGAGGCTCCTTCACCCTTGGAGGTGCGTGTGTGGGTGGGGGTGCTTTCTGTTGAGGTTTCTGCCTCTGACTGACAGCTATCCCCCAAGCCATGCTGGCAGCGTGTAGGTGTGCCGGCCACTGCAAAGGAATCCTCTGGGCTTCTGTGGTTCCAGTGAGGCGCAGCCCAGAGCTCCATGAGTTGCTGAGCATTCAGCCCTGCAGCATCTCCTGGTTTTGTCAGCAGGAGGCGTCCCCTGTGCACTCGGGCTGTCGGGCTGGGGCACTGGCAGCAGGAAGGACCCCTGCTCAGGCCTGTGTGCTCCCCTTCTGCAGAGGGAGACGCTGTTGCGGCAGCTGGAGACAAACCAGCTGGACATGGACGCCACACTGGAGGAGCTGTCAGTGCAGCAGGAGACGGAGGACCAGAACTACGGCATGTATGTGGCCGGACCCGCCCATGGGGGCGGTGTGGGGGCTGCACCAAGGAGACAGCAGAGGGGAGTGTCCCCTGTTTGGGGTAAATTAATCATCTTGGGGCACAGGTGGAGGAGGGCTCAGGCTTGCACTGCCCCCAGCAGCCCCCTCACAGTCACCCCTGGCATGGACTCCTCGTACAGGTCATGCTGTGCCTGCCGCTCTGAGCACCGCTGACCGTAGCCAGGTGCTGGTGCTGGTGGAGTCCTGCCAGGGCTGCCTGCCCATCAGGGGCTTGGCCTCCCAGATTGATGCCAGCATGGGATGCGCTTTCTGGGGAGCTGCTTGATTTTGGGAAGCTCCCTGTGCTGAAGAGGCATACAGGCCAGAACATGGAGGTCTCTGGTCCTCAATCGCAGAGGGCGGCTCAGAGCATCTTCCTGAGTGGGCCTGGGCAGCGCGTAGCCCCGGGGGTTGTGGCCAGTGGGACAGCTGGcccattctctgcctcaggctcctgcacAGCTAGGGGCTTGGTGCCTCCCCTGGGACCCAGGCACGGACCACGGAATCAGTGGCCCTCCTGAGGCCCCCCAGCAGGTCTCTGTTTCCAGAGGGAGAGCCCTGTGGGTCACCTTGGATCTGGCTGTTGGCTCAGACACAGCAAGAGACTGAGAGGGAAGGCAGTTTGATGCCTGGAGAGGGACCCGTGGCTTCCGGCTGCCAGGCCAGCCCCAGAATGGAGCCCCCCGCATGGGCGCTTCTCTGTTGAACCAATCCTGGCATTTCCTGGGCCTGAGAGTTGGGTCAGCTGGATGCTGCAATGGCCACACATGCTCCACCAAGCCCCAGCCCCCTCCTCTTCCCAGAAACCCCCCCTCATGGGAAGGTCCACTTGCTGCCATCTGGCCACCTCTGCATGGAGCCCCCAACAGCTGTGCCTCAGAACAGATGCCAGGTAACTTTCAGGGGAGCTGGACACACGCACGCTGGTGCCTGCTGTCCCCGCCCTTTGGCActgctgctctttttttttctgagacggagtctcgctctgttgcccaggctggagcacagtggtgtgatctcggctcaccgcaagctccgcctcccgggttcatgccgttctcctgcctcagcctcccaagtagctggggctacaggcacctgccaccacacccggctaattttttttgtatttttagtagagacggggtttcactgtgttagccaggacggtctcgatctcctgacctcgtgatctgcctgccttggcctcctacagtgctgggattacaggcatgagccaccgtgcctggccggcgCTGCTGCCCTTGGAAGAGGATGGGGATGATGGCCCCTGTGGGGCGGGTGGCCCAGAACACAGCGTCTCTTCCCAGccctagcagcagcagcagagagcCCCCCGTCACCTGAGGGCCTCAGGGAGAGGCAGGGGAGCCAGGCTTCTCACCCACCTTCTGCCTTCCAGCTTCCTGGAGATGATGGAGGCTCGCAGCCGCGGCCATGCATCCCCACTGGCGGCCAACGGGCAGAGCCCATCCTCGGGCTCCCAGTCACCAGTGGTGCCTCCAGGCGCCGTGTCCACGGGGAGCTCCAGCCCCGGCACACCCCAGCCCGCCCCACAGCTGCCCCTCAATGCCGCCCCACCATCCTCTGTGCCCCCTGTGCCACCCTCAgaggccctgcccccacctgcgtGCCCCTCAGCCCCCGCCCCACGGCGCAGCATCATCTCTAGGCTGTTTGGGACGTCACCTGCTGCCGAGGCAGCCCCTCCACCTCCAGGTAGGCCCTGGAGCTGCCCCTCCCAAACTGGTCCCAGCCCCCCAGGGCCCTCACAGGTGGGGCCCTGGATTTAGGAGTGCTCTGCACTTCTGCTTGTCCCAGTCCCGTGGGCACATCCCGGGTGGGCCTGGCTTGGGGTTGGGAGCAGTGAGGGTTCTGGTGACGAGTGAAGAGGACCCGGCATCACTGTTCACAGAGCCAGTCCCGGCCGCAGAGGCCCCAGCGACAGTCCAGTGTGTGGAGGACTTTGTTCCCGACGACCGCCTGGACCGCAGCTTCCTGGAAGACACGACCCCCGCCAGGGACGAGAAGAAGGTGGGGGCCAAGGCTGCCCAGCAGGACAGCGACAGGTGAGGAGTGGGCCTGGGCCTCTTCTCCCATTGCCCCCCAGCCTCCAGGGTGCCCGAGCAGCCGGTGGGGCTGGCTTCTTGGGGGTGCAGAAGGGGCCCCCCGCCGGCTGGTCACTGTTGGCTGAGGACAGAGCAGATCTGTGGCTGGAGCAGATGAGGGAAGGGCTTGGGCGGGGCTTCCAGACATCAGAAAGGCCTGGCCACCTGCTCTGCCCCACCCTGGAGCGGACAGGGGCACCTTGGGGTCTTCTGTGGGCAGATTCCACATGGAGGCCATTGGCGAGGCCACTCCAGGTCATATGGGAGGTTCAGGCCACCAGATGTGGTCTCCACAGGGCCAGGGCCCAGGTGCTGCAGAGACAGGGGCGGCTTCCTGCAGGTGCTAGAGCTGGGAGCTAGAGCCGCCTCCCCCATCCATCTGCCAGCCCCTCCCACCACTGTCTGCCAAGCTGCCCCAAATTTTGCCTGCAGCAAAGCCCTGCATTTGGTCCCAGGACAGCCCAGGACAGGCTCCACCCGCAGTGGCCTCAGCACCTCAGCCTCACTCATTGCTGTGGGGCAGCGGCTTCCTCCAGAAATACACAAAGGACAGAAAGCCCCGTGGCCCTGAGCTGGGCCCGCCTCCTCCATGAGCGCCCATTTGCGCGGCTCCACATCCTTCACCCACTGACCGGCCGCAAGGCAACAGTGTGTCCAACCTTGTGCCCCCGACCCCTTCCTGCTCAGAAGCCCTGTGACGGCCATGAGGGGCCTCTCCACCACAGCACAGCACCTGGGGCGTGCTGGATACCAGGGTGCTTGGAACCAAGGCCCGTGAGCCTGGCCGGCCATCCCTACCCCGTGGCCTCTGACCGCTTTGCCCCCTGCTTTGCAGTGATGGGGAGGCCCTGGGCGGCAACCCGATGGTGGCAGGGTTCCAGGACGACGTGGACCTCGAAGACCAGCCACGTGGGAGTCCCCCGCCGCCCGTGGGCCCCGTCCCTAGTCAAGACATCACTCTTTCGAGTGAGGAGGAAGCAGAAGTGGCGGATCGCCCCAAAGACCCTGCCCCGGCTCCCCAGCAGTGCTCAGAGCCAGAGACCAAGTGGTAAGGGCAGGTGTCCCCGCGGGTGCGGCCTGGAGACCGGGGTGGGGCAGTTCAGGACACCTCCAGAGGACCCTGACTGACCCTCTTCTTGTCCACAAAGGTCCTCCGTACCAGCTTCGAAGCCACAGAGGGGGACAGCTCCCACGAGGACCGCAGCACCCCCCTGGCCAGGCGGTGCCTCTGTTCGCACAGGTCCAGAGAAGCGCAGCAGCACCAGGCCCCCTGCTGAGATTGAGCCGGGGAAGGGTGAGCGGGCCTCTTCGTCGGAGAGTGACCCCGAGGGGCCCATCGCTGCACAAATGCTGTCCTTCGTCATGGATGACCCCGACTTTGAGAGCGAGGCATCAGACACACAGCACAGGGCGGTAAGACGAGTCCTCCCGGGGCAGAGGTCAGCCAGGAGgccagggtccctcccacaggcCTGATCTGGGTGGGTGCAGTTGGAGGAGGCTTTTGGAAGAGGCATCTCATGTCCCCACACTTGGGCCTTGCCGGCCTGGTTTGAGACGGGGTGTGGGAGGGATGATGGCCTGACCAGCTGCTCTCCCTGCTCCAGGATGAGTTTCCCGTGCGAGATGACCCCTCCGACGTGACTGACGAGGATGAGGCCCCTGCCCagccgcccccaccccccaagctccctctccctgccttcaGACTGAAGAATGACTCGGACCTCtttgggctggggctggaggaggccAGACCCAAGGAGAGCAGTGAAGAAGGTGGGTGGGGGCACCAGAGTGCGGTCAGCCTGCTGGAGTTTGGGTAGAACGTGGGCCTCCTCCCAGCTGCTGGCCGCTGGCCGGGGTCCTCTCCTGAGTCCAGGATGCTGTGCCATGCTCCTGGCAGCCCCCTGCAGGAGCTGATGTCTGGAGTGTGGTCCTGTCCATCAGCAGGGCCTCCTGGAGGGCTGGGGCTCACTGCTTTTTGAGTTTCTAGAGAAATCCTGTCACCCGGCTTGGGGTCCCCATTGGCCTGAGTTTGAGCCACCGTCTGTCCTGTCTGTGCAGGTAAGGAGGGCAAAACCCCCTctaaggagaagaagaagaagaagaaaaaaggcaaagaggTACCAGCTACTCCCCTTCCTGGCAGGCCAGGGCTGGGCGGCATGCAGTCCTGGGACCAGGGCTTCTGGCTTCCTGTGACTCCATGGTGCCCCCTCCTTGTGCTccccaggaggaagaaaaggcTGCCAAGAAGAAGAGCAAACACAAGAAAAGCAAGGACAAGGAGGAGGGCAAGGaggagcggcggcggcggcagcagcggcCCCCGCGCAGCAGGGAGAGGACGGCTGCCGATGAGCTGGAGGCTTTCCTGGGGGGCGGGGCCCCGGGTGGCCGCCACCCTGGGGGTGGTGACTACGAGGAGCTCTAGGCCGGAGCAGGCAGTGGCCGCCCTGGGGCGGGGGGCGTGCCTGTCACTGCCTGGGGAGGCGTTTGCCTCTGCACCATCGCCTTTGCCGCTGCCCGGTGGCTGCCGTGTGCACTTCTGAGCTGGAAGAGGCCAGGCATTGGTGGTCCCCGGGCTGGGCCCTGCAGGTGCTGGGCCTCCAGGCCCTGCGTGAGCCTGCTCTGCAAGAAGGGAGGGGACAGCTGGCTTCAGCCAGGCTCAGTGGACACCCTGGCTCTCGGGGCAGAGCCGCCTGTCCCCAGTGTTTCTCAGGGATGTGACTGAGGCCCAGGAGGGACCCGTGAGGGTCTGTTTACAGAGGCTGGGCAGGGGCCACTTGGCTGTGGGGTGCGCACTGCCCCGGCACCTGCTTGCCCTCCGTGCTCACCCGGGGCCGCAGCATGCCTATGGCTCCGCTTCCGGCCGGGAGCCCTGAACACGGGTGTGCACACGCACCCTAAAGGGCGGCCCAGGCCCCACGCTAGAAGGCTGGCGAGAGACCGAAGGCAGCATGTGAGGCCTCTCCTGGGAGTGGGGGTTGTGTTTCCCACAGTGGCCTCAGCTGGGCCCCCACTCAGGTGAGCCCACAGGCAGGAGCCGGGAGGCACTCCTCCCAAACACTCCACTCAGACCATAAAGCACTCCTGTttcactctgtgtgtgtctgttcttCTCCCTGCACTTCTGCTCCCGCTGCCCCGGGCCCAGGCTACCATGGGTTGGCAGGGAAGTcccctgaggcaggaggctgcccAGCagtggtgtgaggacatcccacCAAGTCTGGCCACACCCTGGGTACATCCCAGCCCACCTGTGCCAGGGCTCAGCAGCTGCACCCAGCACGCTTGGGGTCCTCagccccaggaggtggaagtCCACTCTGCAAGGTTCCCAGGCAGCCGCCTGCAGCCCTGCCCCCCGCCTTCAGGCCCCTGCCCCCTCCAGCTGTCAGCAGCGCCCAGCCTCCACCCCCACAGCTACTGTTGCCATGAGAACCCTGCAGGGCGGGCAGGAAGAGAGTGCTAGTGAAGGGGAGGAGGTGGCCAAGCTGGAGGCTCCTCTGC from Pongo abelii isolate AG06213 chromosome 13, NHGRI_mPonAbe1-v2.0_pri, whole genome shotgun sequence includes these protein-coding regions:
- the RABL6 gene encoding rab-like protein 6 isoform X2 is translated as MFSALKKLVGSDQAPGRDKNIPAGLQSMNQALQRRFAKGVQYNMKIVIRGDRNTGKTALWHRLQGRPFVEEYIPTQEIQVTSIHWSYKTTDDIVKVEVWDVVDKGKCKKRGDGLKMENDPQEAESEMALDAEFLDVYKNCNGVVMMFDITKQWTFNYILRELPKVPTHVPVCVLGNYRDMGEHRVILPDDVRDFIDNLDRPPGSSYFRYAESSMKNSFGLKYLHKFFNIPFLQLQRETLLRQLETNQLDMDATLEELSVQQETEDQNYGIFLEMMEARSRGHASPLAANGQSPSSGSQSPVVPPGAVSTGSSSPGTPQPAPQLPLNAAPPSSVPPVPPSEALPPPACPSAPAPRRSIISRLFGTSPAAEAAPPPPEPVPAAEAPATVQCVEDFVPDDRLDRSFLEDTTPARDEKKVGAKAAQQDSDSDGEALGGNPMVAGFQDDVDLEDQPRGSPPPPVGPVPSQDITLSSEEEAEVADRPKDPAPAPQQCSEPETKWSSVPASKPQRGTAPTRTAAPPWPGGASVRTGPEKRSSTRPPAEIEPGKGERASSSESDPEGPIAAQMLSFVMDDPDFESEASDTQHRADEFPVRDDPSDVTDEDEAPAQPPPPPKLPLPAFRLKNDSDLFGLGLEEARPKESSEEGKEGKTPSKEKKKKKKKGKEEEEKAAKKKSKHKKSKDKEEGKEERRRRQQRPPRSRERTAADELEAFLGGGAPGGRHPGGGDYEEL
- the RABL6 gene encoding rab-like protein 6 isoform X1, producing MFSALKKLVGSDQAPGRDKNIPAGLQSMNQALQRRFAKGVQYNMKIVIRGDRNTGKTALWHRLQGRPFVEEYIPTQEIQVTSIHWSYKTTDDIVKVEVWDVVDKGKCKKRGDGLKMENDPQEAESEMALDAEFLDVYKNCNGVVMMFDITKQWTFNYILRELPKVPTHVPVCVLGNYRDMGEHRVILPDDVRDFIDNLDSRPPGSSYFRYAESSMKNSFGLKYLHKFFNIPFLQLQRETLLRQLETNQLDMDATLEELSVQQETEDQNYGIFLEMMEARSRGHASPLAANGQSPSSGSQSPVVPPGAVSTGSSSPGTPQPAPQLPLNAAPPSSVPPVPPSEALPPPACPSAPAPRRSIISRLFGTSPAAEAAPPPPEPVPAAEAPATVQCVEDFVPDDRLDRSFLEDTTPARDEKKVGAKAAQQDSDSDGEALGGNPMVAGFQDDVDLEDQPRGSPPPPVGPVPSQDITLSSEEEAEVADRPKDPAPAPQQCSEPETKWSSVPASKPQRGTAPTRTAAPPWPGGASVRTGPEKRSSTRPPAEIEPGKGERASSSESDPEGPIAAQMLSFVMDDPDFESEASDTQHRADEFPVRDDPSDVTDEDEAPAQPPPPPKLPLPAFRLKNDSDLFGLGLEEARPKESSEEGKEGKTPSKEKKKKKKKGKEEEEKAAKKKSKHKKSKDKEEGKEERRRRQQRPPRSRERTAADELEAFLGGGAPGGRHPGGGDYEEL
- the RABL6 gene encoding rab-like protein 6 isoform X3, with translation MALDAEFLDVYKNCNGVVMMFDITKQWTFNYILRELPKVPTHVPVCVLGNYRDMGEHRVILPDDVRDFIDNLDSRPPGSSYFRYAESSMKNSFGLKYLHKFFNIPFLQLQRETLLRQLETNQLDMDATLEELSVQQETEDQNYGIFLEMMEARSRGHASPLAANGQSPSSGSQSPVVPPGAVSTGSSSPGTPQPAPQLPLNAAPPSSVPPVPPSEALPPPACPSAPAPRRSIISRLFGTSPAAEAAPPPPEPVPAAEAPATVQCVEDFVPDDRLDRSFLEDTTPARDEKKVGAKAAQQDSDSDGEALGGNPMVAGFQDDVDLEDQPRGSPPPPVGPVPSQDITLSSEEEAEVADRPKDPAPAPQQCSEPETKWSSVPASKPQRGTAPTRTAAPPWPGGASVRTGPEKRSSTRPPAEIEPGKGERASSSESDPEGPIAAQMLSFVMDDPDFESEASDTQHRADEFPVRDDPSDVTDEDEAPAQPPPPPKLPLPAFRLKNDSDLFGLGLEEARPKESSEEGKEGKTPSKEKKKKKKKGKEEEEKAAKKKSKHKKSKDKEEGKEERRRRQQRPPRSRERTAADELEAFLGGGAPGGRHPGGGDYEEL